In Aliamphritea ceti, a single window of DNA contains:
- a CDS encoding L-serine ammonia-lyase: MSISVFDLFKIGVGPSSSHTVGPMLAAAEFADYLQEHNLAVDVSQIRVELFGSLSATGVGHGTDKSVVIGLLGERPATVNPEIIDPTVESIQSDGRLNLLGKYDIEFVWERDMLLLEENLSYHPNAMRLSAYNAGGEVLYSNTYYSIGGGFVIDESHASSDAHLVPQVALPYEFNNAVELLALCKENNFSISQLMMENEKVWRSEEETREGLVMIWRAMRDCVNNGLRKEGILPGGLKVRRRAASLHKSLQEARGSNIISSTMGAMEWVNLYALAVNEENAAGGRMVTAPTNGAAGIIPAVLMYYMEYSDQIKEENVVEFMLAAAAIGALCKKNASISGAEVGCQGEVGSACAMAAAGLCEVLGGTPEQVENAAEIGLEHNLGLTCDPVGGLVQVPCIERNAIAAIKAINATQLALRGDGEHFISLDKVIKTMWDTGMDMQDKYKETSRGGLAVNAVEC, encoded by the coding sequence ATGTCAATCAGCGTATTTGATCTTTTTAAAATTGGGGTGGGGCCATCGAGCTCGCATACTGTAGGGCCAATGTTGGCAGCGGCTGAGTTTGCCGATTACCTGCAAGAGCATAATCTGGCTGTAGATGTGTCACAGATTCGTGTTGAGCTGTTTGGTTCATTGAGTGCGACTGGCGTTGGTCACGGCACAGATAAGTCTGTTGTTATTGGTTTGTTGGGTGAGCGTCCGGCAACCGTAAATCCGGAAATTATTGATCCGACAGTTGAATCTATTCAGAGTGATGGTCGTCTCAACTTGCTGGGTAAATATGATATTGAATTCGTCTGGGAGCGCGACATGCTGCTGCTGGAAGAGAATCTGTCATACCATCCAAATGCTATGCGTCTGTCTGCTTACAATGCTGGCGGAGAAGTCCTGTATAGCAATACCTATTATTCTATTGGTGGTGGCTTCGTCATTGATGAAAGCCATGCCAGCAGCGACGCGCATCTGGTCCCTCAGGTAGCGCTGCCATATGAGTTCAACAATGCTGTTGAACTGCTTGCGTTGTGTAAAGAAAACAACTTCAGCATCAGTCAACTGATGATGGAAAATGAAAAGGTCTGGCGTTCAGAAGAAGAGACCCGTGAAGGTCTGGTGATGATCTGGCGTGCGATGCGTGATTGTGTGAACAACGGTTTGCGCAAAGAAGGTATCTTGCCGGGTGGCCTGAAAGTACGTCGTCGTGCGGCCAGCCTGCATAAATCGTTACAGGAAGCTCGTGGCAGCAACATCATCAGCTCAACAATGGGCGCGATGGAATGGGTTAATTTATATGCGCTGGCGGTTAATGAAGAAAATGCTGCCGGTGGTCGTATGGTAACTGCGCCAACCAATGGTGCAGCGGGCATTATTCCTGCGGTATTGATGTACTACATGGAATATTCTGATCAGATTAAAGAAGAAAACGTTGTCGAGTTTATGCTGGCAGCTGCTGCAATTGGCGCGTTATGTAAAAAGAACGCGTCTATTTCCGGTGCAGAAGTGGGCTGTCAGGGTGAAGTAGGTTCAGCCTGTGCTATGGCTGCTGCCGGTCTGTGTGAAGTATTAGGCGGTACGCCTGAGCAGGTAGAGAATGCTGCCGAAATTGGTCTGGAGCATAACCTGGGTCTGACCTGTGATCCGGTTGGCGGTCTGGTACAGGTGCCTTGTATTGAGCGTAATGCGATTGCTGCTATTAAGGCAATCAATGCAACTCAGTTGGCTCTGCGTGGCGATGGCGAGCACTTCATCTCACTGGATAAGGTTATTAAAACCATGTGGGATACCGGCATGGATATGCAGGATAAGTACAAAGAAACCTCCCGTGGTGGTTTGGCGGTAAACGCTGTCGAGTGCTGA
- the fghA gene encoding S-formylglutathione hydrolase has product MSIETLSSVRSFAGWHRQYSHQSETLGCAMRFAVYLPPQVEEGEKVPVLYWLSGLTCTDENFMQKAGAHRMAAELGVAIVAPDTSPRGEDVPDDSEGAYDFGLGAGFYVNATQAPWDKHYRMYDYVVNELPALIEAEFPVSDKKAISGHSMGGHGALMISLRNPGMFVSASAFSPITNPVNAPWGQKAFSNYLGDDVETWRQYDTCELINLADSIPPMLVDQGGDDSFLHEQLMPENLVGAVASSGLNFELRMQPGYDHSYYFIASFIEEHLRFHAGHLKG; this is encoded by the coding sequence ATGAGTATTGAAACACTCAGCTCGGTACGGAGCTTCGCTGGCTGGCATCGCCAGTACAGCCATCAGTCAGAAACGCTGGGCTGTGCTATGCGCTTTGCTGTTTACCTGCCACCGCAGGTAGAAGAAGGCGAGAAAGTGCCGGTGCTGTACTGGTTATCAGGCCTGACCTGTACCGACGAAAACTTCATGCAGAAAGCTGGTGCTCACCGGATGGCTGCAGAACTGGGAGTAGCTATTGTTGCTCCGGATACCAGCCCGCGTGGTGAAGACGTACCGGATGATTCGGAAGGTGCTTATGACTTTGGTCTGGGTGCTGGCTTTTATGTCAATGCCACTCAGGCACCCTGGGATAAGCATTACCGCATGTATGATTATGTGGTGAATGAATTACCCGCGCTGATTGAAGCCGAGTTTCCTGTATCCGATAAAAAGGCCATTAGCGGCCATTCTATGGGTGGTCATGGTGCGCTGATGATCAGTCTGCGTAACCCGGGTATGTTTGTATCTGCTTCAGCTTTCAGCCCAATCACTAATCCGGTAAATGCACCATGGGGGCAAAAGGCCTTCAGTAATTACCTGGGTGATGATGTTGAAACCTGGCGTCAGTATGACACCTGTGAACTGATTAACCTGGCGGATTCAATTCCACCTATGCTGGTTGATCAGGGCGGCGATGATTCATTCCTGCATGAACAGTTGATGCCAGAAAATCTGGTTGGCGCTGTAGCGTCCAGTGGTCTGAATTTCGAGCTGCGTATGCAGCCTGGCTATGACCATAGCTATTACTTTATCGCGAGCTTTATTGAAGAGCACCTGCGTTTCCATGCGGGGCATCTGAAAGGCTGA
- a CDS encoding S-(hydroxymethyl)glutathione dehydrogenase/class III alcohol dehydrogenase, whose translation MKSKAAVAWGPGQPLSIEEVDVMPPQAGEVLVKIVATGVCHTDAFTLSGEDPEGIFPAILGHEGGGIVEQVGEGVTSVAVGDHVIPLYTPECGECKFCKSGKTNLCQKIRETQGKGLMPDGTSRFSIDGKPIYHYMGTSTFSEYTVLPEIALAKVNKEAPLDEVCLLGCGVTTGMGAVMNTAKVEEGATVAVFGLGGVGLSAIIGAAMAKAGRIIAIDINESKFDLATKLGATECVNPKNYDKPIQEVIVELTDGGVDYSFECIGNVHTMRSALECCHKGWGESVVIGVAGAGQEISTRPFQLVTGRVWKGSAFGGVKGRSELPGYVDRYMAGEFRLDDFITHRMGLERINEAFDLMHEGKSIRTVIEYDK comes from the coding sequence ATTAAATCTAAAGCTGCTGTTGCCTGGGGACCGGGTCAGCCTTTAAGCATTGAAGAAGTCGATGTAATGCCACCACAGGCAGGCGAAGTCCTGGTTAAGATTGTTGCTACCGGTGTATGTCACACGGACGCTTTCACCCTGTCAGGTGAAGATCCGGAAGGTATTTTCCCGGCGATCCTGGGCCATGAAGGTGGCGGTATCGTTGAGCAGGTAGGCGAAGGTGTAACCAGCGTTGCTGTTGGCGATCACGTTATCCCTCTGTACACCCCTGAGTGCGGCGAATGTAAATTCTGTAAGTCAGGTAAAACTAACCTGTGCCAGAAGATCCGTGAAACTCAGGGTAAAGGTCTGATGCCTGATGGCACCAGCCGTTTCTCTATCGACGGTAAGCCTATCTACCATTACATGGGTACCTCTACTTTCTCTGAGTACACTGTACTGCCGGAAATTGCACTGGCAAAAGTGAACAAAGAAGCGCCTCTGGATGAAGTTTGCCTGCTGGGCTGCGGTGTCACTACCGGTATGGGTGCAGTAATGAATACTGCCAAGGTAGAAGAAGGCGCAACAGTTGCTGTATTCGGTCTGGGCGGTGTTGGTCTGTCGGCAATTATCGGTGCAGCAATGGCTAAAGCTGGCCGTATCATTGCGATAGATATTAACGAAAGTAAGTTTGATCTGGCGACTAAGCTGGGTGCGACTGAGTGCGTTAATCCAAAGAATTACGACAAGCCAATTCAGGAAGTCATTGTTGAACTGACTGACGGTGGTGTGGACTATTCTTTTGAGTGTATCGGTAACGTTCACACTATGCGTTCAGCACTGGAATGCTGCCATAAAGGCTGGGGCGAATCAGTGGTGATTGGTGTTGCTGGCGCAGGTCAGGAAATCAGCACCCGTCCATTCCAGCTGGTAACTGGTCGGGTATGGAAAGGTTCTGCTTTCGGTGGTGTTAAAGGTCGTTCTGAACTGCCGGGTTACGTTGACCGTTACATGGCTGGTGAATTCCGCCTTGATGACTTCATTACCCACCGTATGGGACTGGAACGCATCAACGAAGCCTTTGATCTGATGCACGAAGGTAAGAGCATCCGTACGGTTATCGAATACGATAAGTAA